The following proteins are encoded in a genomic region of Coffea eugenioides isolate CCC68of chromosome 6, Ceug_1.0, whole genome shotgun sequence:
- the LOC113774137 gene encoding dolichyl-diphosphooligosaccharide--protein glycosyltransferase subunit STT3A — translation MAAPETSPTPSSLRNAFGHVFSIFILILIGVLAFSIRLFSVIKYESVIHEFDPYFNYRVTQFLTKNGIYDFWNWFDDRTWYPLGRVIGGTVYPGLTLTAGTLWWLLNSLNIPLSVETVCVFTAPIFSAFASWATYLLTKEVKGAGAGLTAAALLAMVPSYISRSVAGSYDNEAVAIFALIFTFYLYIKTLNTGSLFYATLNSIAYFYMVCSWGGYTFIINLIPMHVLLCIVTGRYSSRLYIAYAPLVVLGTLLAALVPVVGFNAVMTSEHFASFLVFIIIHVVALVYYIKGILSPRMFKVAVMLVLSVGLVICCTVVAVLIALVASSPTKGWSGRSLSLLDPTYASKYIPIIASVSEHQPPTWPSYFMDLNILAFLVPAGIVACFLPLSDASSFVILYIVTSVYFSGVMVRLMLVLAPAACIMSGIALSGAFDVLTRSLKFQLPGTSEIFASDAVDTGSESVILNKDGAKEDKSENSVKERPSKKNKKKEKEKEKEKEKEKEKEKENAGTSSSRSHAERRPLVLPVEASVIAIFLLVLLVAFYVVHCVWAAAEAYSAPSIVLTSQSPDGLHVFDDFREAYAWLSHNTDVDDKVASWWDYGYQTTAMANRTVIVDNNTWNNTHIATVGTAMSSPEKAAWEIFNSLDVKYVLVVFGGLVGYPSDDINKFLWMVRIGGGVFPHIKEPDYLRDGQYRIDSQATPTMLNCLMYKLSYYRFVETDGKGFDRVRRTEIGKKYFKLTHFEEVFTTHHWMVRIYKLKSPRNRIRGKTKKSKSKSSSTISSKSSRTRKKNPWN, via the exons ATGGCGGCCCCGGAGACCAGCCCAACCCCTTCCAGTCTGCGCAACGCCTTTGGCCACGTCTTCTCgattttcattcttattttaaTCGGAGTTCTAGCCTTCTCGATCCGTCTCTTCTCC GTGATTAAGTACGAGAGTGTGATCCATGAATTCGATCCTTATTTTAACTACAGGGTCACTCAG TTTCTGACAAAGAATGGAATATATGACTTCTGGAATTGGTTTGATGATCGAACCTG GTATCCTCTTGGGCGAGTGATTGGTGGAACTGTTTATCCTGGACTGACATTGACAGCAGGCACCTTGTGGTG GTTGTTGAATTCTTTAAATATTCCTCTGTCTGTGGAAACTGTTTGTGTATTTACTGCACCGATATTCTCTGCTTTTGCTTCTTGGGCTACATACCTTTTGACAAAG GAAGTTAAGGGTGCTGGTGCTGGATTGACTGCTGCAGCTCTTTTGGCCATG GTTCCGTCCTATATATCTCGATCAGTCGCTGGAAGCTATGACAATGAAGCTGTTGCCATATTTGCTCTAATCTTCACTTTCTACCTCTATATAAAG ACATTAAACACTGGATCCCTCTTCTATGCAACTCTAAATTCCATAGCATACTTTTATATG GTTTGCTCTTGGGGAGGGTACACCTTCATTATCAACCTCATTCCAATGCATGTGCTGCTATGCATAGTAACTGGTCGCTACTCTTCTCGATTGTACATTGCGTATGCTCCACTT GTTGTCTTGGGAACATTGTTGGCTGCTTTGGTCCCTGTTGTGGGCTTTAATGCGGTCATGACGTCTGAgcattttgcttcatttttg GTGTTTATTATTATTCATGTTGTAGCTCTTGTTTACTATATTAAGGGGATTCTGTCACCAAGAATGTTCAAAGTGGCTGTTATGCTTGTGTTGTCAGTTGGCCT GGTAATTTGCTGCACTGTGGTGGCCGTACTTATAGCATTAGTAGCTTCCAGCCCAACAAAGGGTTGGAGTGGGCGTAGTTTGAGTCTGCTTGATCC AACATATGCTAGCAAATATATACCAATAATTGCCAGTGTTAGTGAGCATCAACCACCTACTTGGCCATCGTATTTTATGGATCTTAATATTTTGGCCTTCTTGGTCCCAGCTGGCATTGTT GCATGCTTTTTGCCACTTTCTGATGCAAGCTCCTTTGTCATCCTTTACATAGTTACATCAGTATATTTTTCAGGTGTCATG GTGCGACTAATGCTTGTACTCGCTCCAGCGGCATGCATTATGTCTGGAATTGCTCTTTCAGGAGCTTTTGATGTTCTTACTCGTTCGCTCAAATTTCAGTTGCCTGGTACATCAGAAATTTTTGCATCTGAT GCGGTGGATACCGGTTCCGAAAGTGTTATCTTAAATAAAGATGGAGCAAAAgaagataaaagtgaaaactctGTAAAGGAACGACCttcaaagaaaaataagaaaaaggaaaaggaaaaggaaaaggagaaagaaaaggagaaggagaaggagaaggaaaaTGCTGGGACATCATCTAGTAGGTCACATGCTGAGAGAAGGCCTTTGGTTTTACCTGTTGAAGCATCTGTCATTGCTATTTTCTTACTGGTTTTGTTGGTTGCGTTCTATGTG GTTCATTGTGTCTGGGCAGCAGCAGAAGCATATTCAGCACCCTCCATAGTGCTAACATCTCAATCTCCTGATGGCCTTCATGTTTTTGATGACTTCAGAGAGGCCTATGCATGGTTGAGCCATAACACAGATGTAGATGATAAA GTTGCATCTTGGTGGGACTATGGTTACCAAACAACTGCCATGGCAAATCGCACTGTTATTGTTGACAATAACACTTGGAATAACACTCACATTGCTACTGTTGGTACTGCCATGTCTTCACCTGAAAAGGCAGCTTGGGAGATTTTTAACTCTTTGGATGTAAAATATGTCCTAGTTGTCTTTGGAG GTCTTGTTGGCTACCCCAGTGATGACATTAATAAGTTCCTATGGATGGTTCGGATAGGAGGTGGCGTCTTTCCTCACATCAAGGAACCTGATTATCTG AGAGATGGTCAGTATCGGATTGATTCACAAGCCACTCCAACCATGCTAAATTGCCTCATGTACAAGCTATCTTATTACAG ATTTGTGGAGACAGATGGGAAAGGCTTTGATAGAGTAAGGCGAACTGAAATTGGAAAGAAATATTTCAAACTTACCCATTTCGAAGAG